In the genome of Calothrix sp. PCC 6303, the window TTACAAACCCCTGACCAAAGTATTGGACGAACGCGATAACTACATCCAAGGAAATAAACTCAGCGCTCGTGAACGCTTGGATAAAGCAGAACGATTGACAAAAGAGTATGAGCAACAGTTAGCTGACGCTCGTAAGCAGTCTCAAGCGGTGATGGCATCAGCGACAGAAGAAGCTCAGAAAATATATGCCTCCCAAGTTGCTGAAGCTCAAAAAGAAGCTCAAGGGCAACGGGAACAAGCATCTAAAGAGATTGAACAGCAAAAGCAAGAAGTCATGCACTCACTAGAGCAGCAGGTAGACAGCTTGAGCCAACAAATTCTCGATAAACTCTTGGGAGCGAATCTAGTTTAGATTATCGTTGCTCCCGATGTGGGATACCGACGCGTATTTTCAAGTCAAAGCTAAAAGCTTTGGGAAAGTAAGCGTAAATAATACCACTTTTTCTCTTGTAAAAGAGAATTTTTCATGTATTCAGCAAT includes:
- a CDS encoding F0F1 ATP synthase subunit B', with amino-acid sequence MFDFNATLPVMALQFLLLAALLNAIFYKPLTKVLDERDNYIQGNKLSARERLDKAERLTKEYEQQLADARKQSQAVMASATEEAQKIYASQVAEAQKEAQGQREQASKEIEQQKQEVMHSLEQQVDSLSQQILDKLLGANLV